From Amycolatopsis sp. cg9, one genomic window encodes:
- a CDS encoding nucleotide disphospho-sugar-binding domain-containing protein: MRVQFAIWPAPAHTYPLAPLAWALKSAGHDVVIATHPGGVETIASMGITPVAVCDIDSMPIPMGPGRAYEKERADLAEITAALEALGFDADDPDREHWDVYSQYYLPAQWDFAPWKGDPNEPLPFLDGLVEFTKAWKPDLVIWDACLPAAAVAAKVAGAAHARWWTAPDVFCRSIDKFKELTSKPGAPELPNPAVETVRAAAERYGVEVDDELLWGQWTINSQPQEIGPEVSANVVPMRWVSYSSQQPMPDWLYPVPERPRVAVSLGLSERAFMEGGWDHIPVLLNALSELDVEVVATLDDQQLAKVEQIPENVRVLPFVPLDQLVPTCSLLIHHGGVGTVMPAILNSVPQLLVDFVGHSIRANPSGAARLARSRYSLGPALARFTLAKGAGLVLNVAEPDAAVMREQIRRVLEEKSFKENAQRLQKEINSVPGPAEYVKILEQLTLDHQS, translated from the coding sequence ATGCGTGTGCAATTCGCCATCTGGCCGGCCCCGGCGCACACCTATCCGCTGGCGCCGCTGGCCTGGGCGCTGAAGTCCGCGGGGCACGACGTCGTGATCGCCACGCACCCGGGCGGGGTGGAGACGATCGCGTCGATGGGCATCACCCCGGTCGCGGTCTGCGACATCGACAGCATGCCGATCCCGATGGGCCCCGGCCGGGCCTACGAGAAGGAGCGCGCGGACCTCGCCGAGATCACCGCGGCCCTCGAAGCGCTCGGCTTCGACGCCGACGACCCGGACCGCGAGCACTGGGACGTCTACAGCCAGTACTACCTGCCCGCGCAGTGGGACTTCGCGCCGTGGAAGGGCGACCCGAACGAGCCGCTCCCGTTCCTCGACGGGCTCGTCGAGTTCACCAAGGCGTGGAAGCCGGACCTGGTGATCTGGGACGCCTGCCTGCCCGCCGCCGCGGTGGCGGCGAAGGTCGCCGGCGCGGCGCACGCCCGCTGGTGGACCGCGCCCGACGTCTTCTGCCGCAGCATCGACAAGTTCAAGGAGCTCACGAGCAAGCCGGGCGCCCCGGAACTGCCGAACCCGGCGGTCGAAACGGTGCGCGCGGCGGCCGAGCGCTACGGCGTCGAGGTCGACGACGAGCTGCTGTGGGGCCAGTGGACGATCAACTCGCAGCCGCAGGAGATCGGCCCCGAGGTGTCCGCGAACGTCGTCCCCATGCGGTGGGTGTCGTACTCGAGCCAGCAGCCCATGCCGGACTGGCTGTACCCGGTGCCGGAGCGCCCCCGCGTCGCGGTGTCGCTGGGCCTGTCCGAGCGCGCGTTCATGGAGGGCGGCTGGGACCACATCCCGGTCCTGCTGAACGCGCTGTCCGAACTGGACGTCGAGGTCGTCGCGACGCTCGACGACCAGCAGCTGGCCAAGGTCGAGCAGATCCCGGAGAACGTCCGCGTGCTCCCGTTCGTCCCGCTGGACCAGCTGGTCCCGACGTGCTCGCTGCTCATCCACCACGGCGGCGTCGGCACGGTCATGCCGGCGATCCTGAACAGCGTCCCGCAGCTGCTGGTCGACTTCGTCGGCCACAGCATCCGCGCGAACCCCTCCGGCGCGGCCCGCCTGGCCCGGTCGCGCTACAGCCTCGGCCCGGCGCTGGCCCGCTTCACCCTGGCGAAGGGCGCGGGCCTGGTGCTGAACGTGGCCGAGCCGGACGCCGCGGTGATGCGCGAGCAGATCCGCCGGGTCCTGGAGGAGAAGTCCTTCAAGGAGAACGCCCAGCGGCTGCAGAAGGAGATCAACTCGGTCCCCGGCCCGGCCGAGTACGTGAAGATCCTGGAGCAGCTCACGCTCGACCACCAGAGCTGA
- a CDS encoding nucleotide disphospho-sugar-binding domain-containing protein has product MRILFATVPLSGHFFPLVPLAWAYRAAGAEVVVTTSEDYLPTVLRAGLPATPAGPAADFTGLAGDGFADAGEHLLAHGRVFARISARNLVGTLRLAESWRPDLVVFERAAAAGAITAAVHGVPGVELQWGVPALREYRAAADEVLAGELSALGLPELPRADHVVGTWPPSLRHLHAAEQSSMRHVPYNGDARLPDWLAVPPRRPRVCLTLGTVLPGLGTAGLFLALLEELSTLDIELVVAVADETAAAWGPLPPSVLHAGRLPLAQALRTCDAVVHHGGNGTSLAALEAGVPQLVLPHFDDQIGNAEAVVRSGAGLRLAPGEITPEAVAAGCAQLLDDPRFGVVAAEVAAENAAQPSPAEVVRTLTPLALRPELRRAG; this is encoded by the coding sequence TGGGCCTACCGGGCCGCCGGCGCCGAGGTCGTGGTGACCACGTCGGAGGACTACCTGCCGACGGTGCTGCGCGCGGGGCTCCCCGCGACGCCCGCCGGTCCCGCGGCCGACTTCACCGGCCTCGCCGGCGACGGTTTCGCCGACGCCGGCGAGCACCTGCTCGCCCACGGCCGGGTGTTCGCGCGCATCTCCGCCCGCAACCTGGTCGGCACGCTCCGGCTCGCGGAGAGCTGGCGGCCGGACCTCGTGGTGTTCGAACGCGCGGCCGCGGCCGGCGCGATCACGGCGGCGGTGCACGGCGTCCCCGGCGTCGAGCTGCAGTGGGGCGTACCGGCGCTGCGCGAATACCGGGCCGCGGCCGACGAGGTGCTCGCCGGCGAGCTGTCCGCGCTCGGCCTGCCCGAGCTGCCGCGCGCGGACCACGTCGTCGGCACCTGGCCGCCGAGCCTGCGCCACCTGCACGCGGCCGAGCAGTCGAGCATGCGGCACGTGCCCTACAACGGCGACGCCCGGCTGCCGGACTGGCTGGCGGTCCCGCCGCGGCGGCCGCGGGTGTGCCTGACGCTGGGCACCGTGCTCCCCGGGCTGGGGACGGCCGGGCTGTTCCTGGCCCTGCTCGAAGAACTGTCCACGTTGGACATCGAGCTGGTGGTGGCGGTGGCCGACGAGACGGCGGCGGCGTGGGGCCCGCTCCCGCCGTCGGTGCTCCACGCGGGACGGCTCCCCCTGGCCCAGGCACTGCGGACGTGCGATGCGGTGGTGCACCACGGGGGCAACGGAACGTCGCTGGCGGCGCTGGAAGCCGGGGTCCCGCAGCTGGTCCTGCCGCACTTCGACGACCAGATCGGCAACGCGGAAGCCGTGGTGCGCTCGGGTGCGGGGTTGCGGCTGGCGCCCGGGGAGATCACGCCCGAGGCCGTCGCGGCGGGGTGCGCCCAGTTGCTGGACGATCCCCGGTTCGGCGTCGTCGCGGCCGAGGTCGCGGCCGAGAACGCCGCGCAGCCGTCGCCCGCCGAAGTCGTGCGGACGCTGACTCCCCTGGCGCTGCGACCGGAACTCCGCCGGGCGGGCTGA
- a CDS encoding APC family permease: MSAASDRGSGDARPASLRRTLGTPKIVFLVVAAAAPLAAMVGTVPLAFAIGNGAAVPAMFVFAGLTLLCFSVGYAAMSRRIVTSGGFYGYLSAGLGRPAAVGGGWAAVLAYNTATVGMTGAFAYFAQLVASSYGLDWPWPVWAAIGLVLMGVLGYRKIDFSARVLAVLMIAEVAILVLLDVAVLLRHGGGALPAASFDPATIVGAGLGVSLMFALISFIGFESAALYGEESRNPRRSVPLATYWSVILIAVFYALTSWVAVGAVGPGQLRDVAGQQLGNLFGGLTDDYLGSAVTTAMQILLCTSLFAGMLAMHGASNRYLFALGRDRVLPAGLGAVHRKHGSPHRASLTQTVFTVAVTAIFAIAGADPYVNLATTMTGLGTLGIVGLQAAASLSVIAFFRRRPDRHWWRTGVAPVLGLLGLVASAVLVIQNFDLLTGTTSTLVNSLPWAFVVVVAAGAGFALWLRARRPERYAALSRIASERGGLAAVPDPEEPGDRRAEAA, encoded by the coding sequence GTGAGCGCAGCATCCGACCGCGGTTCCGGGGACGCGCGACCGGCGTCCCTCCGCCGCACCCTCGGCACCCCCAAGATCGTCTTCCTGGTCGTGGCCGCCGCGGCGCCGCTCGCCGCGATGGTCGGCACCGTCCCGCTGGCCTTCGCCATCGGCAACGGCGCCGCGGTGCCCGCGATGTTCGTCTTCGCCGGGCTCACCCTCCTCTGCTTCTCCGTCGGGTACGCCGCGATGAGCCGCCGGATCGTCACCTCCGGCGGGTTCTACGGCTACCTGTCCGCCGGGCTCGGCCGGCCGGCCGCGGTCGGGGGCGGCTGGGCCGCCGTGCTCGCCTACAACACCGCGACCGTGGGCATGACCGGCGCCTTCGCCTACTTCGCGCAGCTCGTCGCGTCCTCCTACGGGCTGGACTGGCCGTGGCCGGTGTGGGCGGCGATCGGGCTGGTGCTGATGGGGGTGCTGGGCTACCGGAAGATCGACTTCAGCGCGCGGGTGCTGGCCGTCCTGATGATCGCCGAGGTCGCGATCCTGGTGCTGCTCGACGTCGCGGTGCTGCTCCGGCACGGCGGTGGCGCGCTGCCCGCGGCTTCGTTCGACCCGGCGACGATCGTCGGTGCCGGTCTCGGCGTGTCCCTGATGTTCGCGCTCATCTCCTTCATCGGCTTCGAATCCGCCGCGCTGTACGGCGAAGAGTCGCGCAACCCGCGCCGCAGCGTCCCGCTCGCCACCTACTGGTCGGTGATCCTGATCGCGGTCTTCTACGCGCTGACGAGCTGGGTCGCGGTCGGCGCCGTCGGGCCGGGGCAGCTGCGGGACGTCGCCGGGCAGCAGCTCGGCAACCTCTTCGGCGGGCTCACCGACGACTACCTGGGCTCGGCCGTCACCACCGCGATGCAGATCCTGTTGTGCACCAGCCTGTTCGCCGGGATGCTCGCGATGCACGGCGCGTCCAACCGCTACCTGTTCGCCCTCGGCCGCGACCGCGTGCTGCCCGCCGGGCTCGGCGCGGTGCACCGCAAGCACGGTTCGCCGCACCGCGCGAGCCTGACGCAGACGGTCTTCACCGTCGCCGTGACCGCGATCTTCGCGATCGCCGGCGCGGACCCGTACGTCAACCTCGCCACGACCATGACGGGGCTGGGCACGCTCGGCATCGTCGGGCTGCAGGCGGCGGCGTCCCTTTCGGTCATCGCGTTCTTCCGCCGCCGCCCGGACCGGCACTGGTGGCGCACCGGGGTCGCGCCGGTCCTGGGGCTGCTCGGGCTGGTGGCGTCCGCGGTGCTGGTCATCCAGAACTTCGACCTGCTGACCGGGACCACCAGCACGCTGGTGAACTCGCTGCCGTGGGCGTTCGTGGTCGTCGTGGCGGCCGGCGCGGGCTTCGCGCTGTGGTTGCGCGCCCGCCGTCCCGAGCGTTACGCGGCGCTTTCCCGGATCGCGTCGGAACGCGGCGGGCTGGCGGCGGTCCCGGACCCGGAGGAGCCCGGTGACCGGCGCGCCGAGGCCGCCTGA